The sequence below is a genomic window from Setaria italica strain Yugu1 chromosome IV, Setaria_italica_v2.0, whole genome shotgun sequence.
ATTTGTTCAATATGCAATCGTAGCTGGGGCAGCATACGGTCTGAATCAATCCGTTCCTTTGTTTCAACGGATTAAGAATCACATAATCATGCAGGCCTTTATGACTTGATTTCTTGGATTGGATTACGTGTCTAGTATGCAAAAGCACATGACAACTTTGTCCTTGAATCCTTGTAATTACCTACCTCATTTTATTCCTAGCATTTAAAACTTGAtaattcaaaattttcaaaccaCGTGCAACCAATAAATGTTGAGAGAATAGcatcttctctttttttaaaaaaatagtgagAGATAGCCTGACCAATTTGGGCAAGCATTTTGCTTGCCCGCATGAGGGGCGCACCCTGCAGCAGGCGCCTGTCAAATCTTTTTGGGCCAGCCAAACTTTGGCTTAGAACCAAATAGCGGACAAAGTTTTACGACATGCCAAAATTTAGCTTGGCTAACCTTGGCATGGAACCAAACATACCTACATATATACTTGAACTTTTGTGAAGAGTGAGTCGCACTTGGCCAGGTTCACGTCCTCCATGCACGttcttacaagttacaaccCTCCAATCTGTGGACATACTCATCAAGCTATTGCAATGGCTGTCTTCAAGGATTTTGGTCCCGTCTCAATATCCGTACCACTGGGATATTGCATCAGGTTGTCAGAATCACAAAATCAAGAAGGCCTAGTCAGATATGGAATAGGAGGGGAGCAACATGTTTCTATTAAATTGCGCCAAGTATCTTCGATTTTGCATTTGAGGCATTTGTCCTAATAACATAATGAGTTGTATGCAATAATTCATCGTATCATGCCCAAAAGTCGAAACTAATCGAGCATATGGTAAATTCGTTTATACTTTGACCCTAACGGCTAAAATTCTTTGATGGACGCGTGGAAATTTTTCAAGCATTTGGACGACATGGAACAGAATCAGTGATCAACTGTTTATTGAAGTAAAAAAAACAGTTTTAAAATAACAAATACTTCCTCTatttcaaattgcaggtcattttagcttttttagtttcatatatattattatacatctagatatagtgtatgtctatgtGCATAACAATATCTATGaacatagaaaagtcaaaacgacctacaatttggaacgaggGGAGTAGAACGTAAACTGAAAATCTATGAAGGGCAATTCACAGCTTACCTACCATGATTTACAAAATACTTTCAATAAATTTAGATGAGAGGACAGGCCCTTGTTACATATATAAAAGATGAATTGACGGACATAGGAATCCATCAAACTAACTAGGATATAAATTTACTGATCCAACACGCCATAGTTTACAAATTCTTCCACAGCTTCTTTCTGATGTTCTTATCATTTCTTCTTAGTAGACTCCTTGgacttcctctccttctccaaccTTTCAAATAGGCTGCCATCATAGACTGCCCTGACAGTGTCCTTGTGAAGAAACCCCTTTTCGTCTTTGCAGAGAGAGTAGAGCACCTTCCACTCCGTGAAACCACCCAGCCTGTGGTAATTTTGCACAAAAATACTGAGCTCAAAGAGGCAACATTTAACATCTGATGCCATGTTATTCTCAACTCCTGAAGAGAACTTACCATCCTTTGAAGTCCTTAGGCTCCCTGTTTGCTTTTAGCAGCTCCTGCAGCTCTTTGCCTGTCAGGGCATCAGGCCTAGTGTGGGCATGCTTCTTGAAGATCTCCTCAAACTTTTCAGGAACGAACCTGGAGGTTGATAGATACCATGATGAGTAGCGATTCTATTAGCTGAAGAGGCTGAACTTTTTTTGTAACTGCATAGATAATTGTGATAGATCCTTGTTCTTTTACAAACAGGATAAGTCAAGACTTATTATTTTTGTGATAAATTACAGTAAAGTCAAAGGCATCGAACTCTTCACAATATCTATATTAGTGTCttcctttgtttttctttagTCAGAGTTGGGTAGTGCCACTTGTCACAAGTTAACACTTGGTCTTTCAACCTCATGATCATTCAATGATAGATTGAGCTGATAAAATTCAGACACGTCATGTTGCAACCTACTCCTATAGCATTCTTTTGGTCAGTATTTGAGTCAGTACCTGAATCTGCCCACGCTAACAAAATTAAGTGATCCTAGTGTTTGATCTAATTAAAAGACTGGTACATGTGAACGCCTTCCCATCCTCATGTCAATAGTTTTCCTTTCGTTTACCTTTGGAACTATGCTTCGTTAACCTATATGCAACAACCTCATCTtgtcaatatttttttctcatgcTTTGCATCTCACGTTGAAATATTTGAACTGAGAGCCGTTGAGTGTTGCTTTAGACAAAGGGCAAAATACAGGACATAGGCAACCCTTCGTTCGTCCCAACAGCTGTTTCCTTGAACCTTATGTTCATCATCGACTATGGGCTAATTCATCTCACATAACAGAAGTGGCACTACCGATTGTTTAGTCCTGTTTAGCTACTCATCCACATGTCTCTTATTAATACTCTATGGGTGGCTACTTGTTCATTAGTGTAAACTTGTCCTGATTCAGTAAAGTACAATGGCAAGTGGTTAACTCTGACTAAAAAACTGGATATTGTACTGTGTTGCTGACATGTGACCTGTCTGAACCCTGAATTTTTACATGTTGATGTTGACAGATGGAAGTTTGGATTAGGTACCTTCCATTGGCATCGTACACGCCCGAATCGCTTCCGTGCTTGCCCTTTTGGATGTTCTTCACGTAAATGGGGAGCTTGAAGGCTGGAGCCTTGTCGTTCTCCTGAAATTATAACATGGAACCAATCATCAGCAACAGAAAAGAAGTTGATCTCTGCACCGGAATCGATTCGCAGACACGACTTCAGAGTTATATGCTTGGAAAGACAGCCGAAAATAAGGTGTATGGTTCATAATGGAATGCGGTGGTTCATAATGGAAGGTTCATATGTATGTATGTTAGTACATAGCTTTGTGTATGCAATTATGCTAGCGGGTAGCCTATACTTTCCCTTTCTTTCTGAAAAGAAATGTCCATTGATTGCAACTTTTCATGTTGTAATGTTTGCTGGCAACTAGCATGTATGTAAACTTTAGGGGGACATAAGGTTAGGACTATTGCTCCCACTGAATGATTATCTGACAATATCACATTGTTAAGGACACCTGACTAATCAATGTTGTCGCTTTTGGGGGAATGGTAGATGGTGGCATGCATAGAACTTTGAAACCTTCCGCAACTAGATATACGTGTTTTTTATTATGTTTTTTTCATACTCTTTAATGTTGTAAATCATAAAATGCACTAGTCCACAACGTGTACTGCAGGACATGTGTTAACAATGTCCTAAACGGCATCTTGAGTTATGATTTATGAGCACGGAAGGACAGCAGGCGTATCATCTTTTGCCACAAGCTGACGCTGTGCAAGATCGAAACCTGAAGCAACCTCAAGACATCCTATCCTCGCTTCATGCAAGAACTGGTCTAGGCGTTTCTCCACATTTCGTAACTTCTAAAGGATCACTAAACGCCATATGGTTTTAATTTCTTCTTGACATGTAGAAAATCCCACTATGCTAATTTAGAACATT
It includes:
- the LOC101773504 gene encoding probable peroxygenase 5, with translation MAAEPADTGSSKGSSMADVYSGELTPLQRHVAFFDRDKDGVIYPSETYQGFRAIGAGVPLSAFSALFINGLLGPKTIPENDKAPAFKLPIYVKNIQKGKHGSDSGVYDANGRFVPEKFEEIFKKHAHTRPDALTGKELQELLKANREPKDFKGWLGGFTEWKVLYSLCKDEKGFLHKDTVRAVYDGSLFERLEKERKSKESTKKK